A region from the Vicinamibacterales bacterium genome encodes:
- a CDS encoding cytochrome c3 family protein, whose translation MRSRSLVPFCLWLVSLLALGGVTVEMSATGRAAKTAQPAPPGTAAYVGSAACATCHRSIYDRWAKTRMANVVRDPKVHPDAIIPDLSVPNPLVTFTRDQIAFTYGSKWKQRYFTKIGDDYYPFPAQWDVTNKVWRPYVAQPNTEWWLPHYPPETIKRPTGPLCDGCHSVNYDIRTKTVTEWNVGCEKCHGPGGNHVKAPGKTSIVNPGRLDTVQAVDVCVQCHSQGKPLVNPQAGAYFDWPVGFHVGQDLKDFWELEEHTLGETTFTHYGDGTSHKNRMQGNDFAQSLMYTRGVTCAACHDVHGTAYNADLRLPAQQLCLTCHGSKSPNGPHAASVEAHTHHPATSAGSECIACHMPKTSGTIANVSVRSHTFRFITPGLTDTMKVPNPCLACHADKDTAWVRTSLRAWGVSPWRAQ comes from the coding sequence ATGCGGTCACGATCCCTCGTCCCGTTCTGCCTGTGGTTGGTGAGCCTTCTCGCGCTCGGAGGCGTCACCGTCGAGATGTCCGCGACGGGCCGGGCGGCAAAGACGGCTCAGCCGGCTCCGCCTGGCACGGCCGCCTACGTCGGCTCGGCGGCCTGTGCCACGTGCCATCGGTCCATCTACGACCGCTGGGCGAAGACGCGGATGGCCAACGTGGTTCGGGACCCGAAGGTGCACCCCGACGCGATCATCCCGGACCTGTCGGTCCCGAATCCGCTCGTCACGTTCACGCGGGATCAGATTGCGTTCACCTACGGCAGCAAGTGGAAGCAGCGGTACTTCACGAAGATCGGGGACGACTACTACCCGTTCCCGGCGCAGTGGGACGTCACCAACAAGGTGTGGCGCCCCTACGTCGCTCAGCCGAACACCGAGTGGTGGCTGCCGCACTACCCGCCCGAGACGATCAAGCGGCCCACGGGACCGCTCTGCGACGGGTGCCATTCGGTCAACTACGACATCCGGACCAAGACGGTCACGGAGTGGAACGTCGGCTGCGAGAAGTGCCACGGGCCCGGCGGCAATCACGTCAAGGCGCCGGGCAAGACGTCAATCGTCAATCCCGGCCGCCTCGACACGGTGCAGGCGGTGGACGTGTGCGTCCAGTGCCACTCGCAGGGCAAGCCGCTCGTGAACCCGCAGGCCGGCGCGTACTTCGACTGGCCCGTCGGGTTCCACGTCGGGCAGGACCTGAAGGACTTCTGGGAGCTCGAGGAACACACGCTCGGCGAGACCACGTTCACCCACTACGGCGACGGCACGTCGCACAAGAACCGCATGCAGGGAAACGACTTCGCGCAGAGCCTGATGTACACGCGCGGCGTGACCTGCGCGGCCTGCCACGACGTCCATGGCACGGCCTACAACGCCGACCTCCGCCTGCCGGCCCAGCAGCTGTGCCTCACCTGCCACGGCTCGAAGTCGCCCAACGGTCCGCACGCCGCCTCGGTGGAAGCCCACACGCACCACCCCGCCACGAGCGCCGGCAGCGAGTGCATCGCCTGCCACATGCCGAAGACGTCAGGCACGATCGCGAACGTCAGCGTCCGCAGTCACACGTTTCGCTTCATCACGCCCGGCCTCACCGACACGATGAAGGTCCCGAACCCCTGCCTCGCCTGCCACGCCGACAAGGACACCGCCTGGGTGCGCACGTCCTTGCGCGCATGGGGCGTGTCGCCGTGGAGGGCTCAATAG
- a CDS encoding efflux RND transporter periplasmic adaptor subunit — protein MNARAGTALLLLFAAAGAPACSDEAPEVVATEAVVPVETAAAVVGDIQAVVWATGLVTPAPGAELLVVAPEPARIAELPKAEGDRVDRGDLLVRFEVPSTAAEVARQQADIARAEAQIVNARATQARATDLFERGVAARKEVEDADRDVADAEAALAQAKAGLAAAQAAADRVTVRAPFAGIVARRLHNPGDVVDAATSDPVLRLVDPARLEVVASLAVGDVRRVTPGARARLVSADEVDLRVVSHPAAVDPATGAVPVRLAFSRPAPRLAVGTPVQVAIDAETRRGVVLVSPAALVHEGEDTFVFVVRDDKAVRTPVTIGVGDETHVEIATGVTAGDRVIVSGHAGLPDGAAVTVGAGQP, from the coding sequence ATGAACGCGCGCGCCGGTACGGCCCTGCTCCTCCTGTTCGCCGCCGCGGGCGCGCCCGCCTGTTCGGACGAGGCGCCCGAAGTGGTCGCGACCGAGGCCGTGGTGCCCGTGGAGACGGCCGCCGCCGTCGTGGGAGACATCCAGGCCGTCGTCTGGGCCACGGGCCTCGTCACGCCCGCTCCTGGCGCCGAGCTCCTGGTGGTGGCTCCAGAACCGGCGCGGATCGCGGAACTGCCGAAGGCCGAGGGCGACCGCGTGGACCGGGGCGATCTGCTGGTCCGCTTCGAGGTGCCCTCGACGGCCGCGGAAGTGGCGCGCCAGCAGGCCGACATCGCGCGGGCCGAGGCTCAGATCGTGAACGCCAGGGCCACGCAGGCGCGCGCGACGGACCTGTTCGAACGCGGCGTGGCCGCGCGCAAGGAAGTCGAGGACGCCGATCGCGACGTGGCGGACGCCGAGGCCGCCCTCGCGCAAGCGAAGGCGGGCCTGGCCGCCGCGCAGGCGGCGGCCGATCGCGTCACCGTCCGGGCGCCGTTCGCGGGCATCGTCGCCCGCCGCCTGCACAACCCCGGCGACGTGGTGGACGCGGCCACGTCCGACCCGGTGCTGCGGCTCGTCGATCCCGCGCGCCTCGAGGTCGTCGCGTCGTTGGCGGTGGGTGACGTGAGACGCGTCACGCCTGGCGCACGCGCGCGGCTGGTGTCGGCGGACGAGGTCGACCTGCGGGTCGTGTCGCACCCGGCGGCCGTGGATCCGGCCACGGGCGCGGTGCCCGTGCGCCTCGCGTTCAGCCGGCCCGCGCCGAGGCTGGCCGTCGGCACGCCCGTGCAGGTGGCCATCGACGCCGAGACCAGGCGCGGCGTCGTCCTCGTCTCCCCTGCCGCCCTCGTTCATGAAGGCGAGGACACGTTCGTGTTCGTGGTGAGGGACGACAAGGCCGTGCGTACGCCGGTGACGATCGGCGTGGGCGACGAGACGCACGTCGAGATCGCGACGGGGGTGACGGCGGGCGACCGGGTGATCGTCAGCGGGCACGCGGGTCTCCCCGACGGCGCCGCCGTCACGGTGGGGGCGGGCCAGCCGTGA
- a CDS encoding efflux RND transporter permease subunit, which yields MNVAAVLLRHGRATALVAVALVVAGALAARALPSSIYPPLEFPRIVVIAKSGTLPPQSMTLTVTRPIEQAVMEVPGIRRVRSRTIRGATEISGQFDPATDMVVALQQVQNRVAEIRGELPDDATLLVERLTPAVFPVFILSMTGQVSTADLNDQATYVLKPELARVPGAGQIEVLASDTREVEVVLDPAKLTAARLTVTDVAEALRKQNLVRPVGRFEESGLQHLALASGLWQSPADIAAAPVVVQGGTTLRVANLGQVVPGAPDRTLLVTGNGRDAVSISISQQIGANILAVKAGVDAALAGVARSLPAGIRITKVYDLAEFVSASIANVRDAILIGGALAIAVLLVFLRDVRLTAIAALTLPLAILPTFAVMRVFGGSINLMSMGGLAIAIGLVIDDAVVVVENIHRRAARGEGAVADAVAQLIRPLVSSTLTTVVVFAPLGLLSGVVGQFFQALSLSLSVAVLVSLGLSVSVVPLLARRAVGGRARHAGGDGHAAGGEPESRDDDAPAGGLERIYSRGLHAIVAQPLLAIAVTAALAAVSAELFSTIGTGFLPPADEGGFVVDYLTPAGSALGETDRQVRAMEAVIAATPEVAAYSRRTGSELGLFATAQNSGDILVRLKPRSERSATSEDVIAALRPRLQAAVPLAEIEFVQLLQDMLGDLEGSPTPIEVKIFGDDTAVLESLAEPVEELLRKVDGVVDVVGMQRGNPELTWTIDPAAAGRLGLTVDDVSSQMSAAWLGEVATDLRLLDRRVPVRVRLPDAVRFDVARLGDTLIRTPGGALVPVSRVARPDRSSGQAELLRENLRGMALVSGRLEGRDLGSAVDEIRGALGARQWPVGYTYEIGGQYESQRTAFRELLAVFAVAAVLVFAILVVHFQAWTPALLILLAAPLSLGGALALLVATGADLNVSSAMGLILLVGLVVKNGVMLLDVSERRHAGGEPFATAIEHAGRVRLRPILMTTLCTLFGLLPLALGLGPGADLQKPLALAVIGGLALSTPVTLLAVPGLYAVLTLRSGGGRRGAS from the coding sequence GTGAACGTCGCGGCCGTGCTGCTGCGCCACGGGCGTGCGACCGCGCTCGTGGCCGTGGCCCTCGTCGTCGCCGGCGCCCTGGCCGCCAGGGCGCTGCCCAGCAGCATCTACCCGCCGCTCGAGTTCCCGCGCATCGTGGTCATCGCCAAGAGCGGCACGCTGCCGCCGCAGTCGATGACACTCACCGTGACCCGGCCGATCGAGCAGGCGGTGATGGAGGTGCCCGGAATCCGTCGAGTGCGCTCGCGCACGATCCGCGGCGCCACCGAGATCTCGGGACAGTTCGACCCGGCCACCGACATGGTGGTGGCGCTGCAGCAGGTGCAGAATCGGGTGGCCGAGATCCGGGGCGAGCTGCCCGACGACGCCACGCTCCTCGTGGAGCGGCTCACGCCGGCGGTCTTCCCGGTGTTCATCCTGAGCATGACGGGCCAGGTCTCCACGGCCGATCTGAACGACCAGGCCACCTACGTGCTGAAGCCCGAGCTGGCGCGGGTACCCGGCGCCGGCCAGATCGAGGTACTCGCGAGCGACACGCGCGAAGTTGAGGTGGTGCTCGATCCGGCGAAGCTCACGGCGGCGCGGCTCACGGTCACCGACGTGGCCGAAGCGCTCCGGAAGCAGAACCTCGTCAGGCCGGTGGGCCGGTTCGAGGAATCGGGCCTGCAGCACCTGGCGCTGGCGTCGGGTCTCTGGCAGTCGCCGGCCGACATCGCCGCGGCGCCCGTCGTGGTGCAGGGCGGCACCACGCTCCGGGTCGCCAATCTCGGCCAGGTGGTGCCTGGCGCGCCGGATCGCACGCTGCTCGTCACCGGCAACGGGCGGGACGCCGTGTCGATCAGCATCTCCCAGCAGATCGGGGCCAACATCCTCGCGGTGAAAGCCGGCGTGGACGCCGCGCTGGCCGGCGTGGCGCGGTCGCTCCCGGCAGGAATCCGCATCACGAAGGTCTACGACCTGGCCGAGTTCGTGAGCGCGTCGATTGCCAACGTCCGCGACGCCATCCTGATCGGCGGCGCGCTGGCGATCGCCGTCCTGCTGGTGTTCCTGCGCGACGTCAGGCTCACGGCCATCGCCGCGCTCACGCTGCCGCTCGCCATCCTGCCCACCTTCGCCGTCATGCGGGTGTTCGGCGGCTCGATCAACCTGATGTCGATGGGCGGCCTGGCCATCGCCATCGGCCTCGTGATCGACGACGCCGTCGTGGTGGTCGAGAACATCCACCGGCGGGCCGCCCGCGGCGAAGGGGCGGTGGCCGACGCGGTCGCGCAGCTCATACGGCCGCTCGTCAGCTCCACCCTCACGACCGTCGTCGTCTTCGCGCCGCTCGGGCTGCTGTCGGGCGTGGTGGGCCAGTTCTTCCAGGCGCTCTCGCTGTCGCTGTCGGTGGCGGTGCTCGTGTCGCTGGGGCTGTCGGTGAGCGTGGTGCCGCTGCTGGCACGCCGCGCGGTCGGCGGTCGCGCGCGTCACGCCGGCGGCGATGGGCACGCCGCCGGGGGCGAACCGGAGTCGCGTGACGACGACGCCCCCGCGGGCGGACTCGAGCGCATCTACTCGCGCGGCCTGCACGCCATCGTGGCGCAGCCGCTCCTCGCCATTGCCGTCACCGCGGCGCTCGCGGCCGTCAGCGCCGAGCTGTTCTCCACGATCGGCACGGGGTTCCTGCCGCCGGCCGACGAGGGCGGCTTCGTCGTGGACTACCTCACGCCGGCCGGCAGCGCGCTGGGCGAGACCGACCGGCAGGTGCGGGCGATGGAAGCCGTCATCGCGGCCACGCCAGAGGTGGCGGCGTACTCGAGGCGCACGGGATCGGAGCTGGGCCTCTTCGCCACGGCCCAGAACTCGGGCGACATCCTGGTCCGCCTCAAGCCGCGAAGCGAGCGTAGCGCCACCTCCGAGGACGTGATCGCGGCGCTCCGGCCCAGGCTGCAGGCGGCGGTGCCGCTGGCCGAGATCGAATTCGTCCAGCTGCTGCAGGACATGCTCGGCGATCTGGAAGGCAGCCCCACGCCCATCGAGGTGAAGATCTTCGGCGACGACACCGCCGTGCTCGAGTCGCTGGCCGAGCCGGTGGAGGAGCTGCTGCGGAAGGTGGACGGCGTCGTCGACGTGGTGGGGATGCAGCGCGGCAATCCCGAGCTCACCTGGACCATCGACCCGGCGGCGGCCGGACGCCTGGGCCTCACCGTGGACGACGTGTCGTCGCAGATGTCGGCGGCGTGGCTGGGCGAGGTCGCCACCGATCTCCGGCTGCTCGATCGGCGGGTGCCGGTCCGGGTGCGGCTGCCGGACGCCGTGCGTTTCGACGTGGCCAGGCTGGGCGACACGCTGATCCGGACGCCGGGCGGCGCGCTCGTGCCCGTGTCGCGCGTGGCCCGGCCGGATCGCTCGAGCGGCCAGGCGGAACTGCTGCGGGAGAACCTCCGCGGCATGGCCCTCGTCAGCGGGCGGCTCGAGGGCCGCGACCTGGGCAGCGCGGTCGACGAGATCCGAGGGGCGCTCGGGGCCCGCCAGTGGCCGGTCGGCTACACCTACGAGATCGGCGGGCAGTACGAGTCGCAACGCACGGCGTTCCGCGAGCTGCTGGCCGTGTTCGCCGTGGCCGCCGTGCTGGTCTTCGCCATCCTCGTCGTCCACTTCCAGGCCTGGACCCCGGCGCTCCTCATCCTGCTGGCGGCGCCGCTGTCGCTGGGCGGCGCCCTGGCGCTGCTCGTCGCCACGGGCGCGGACCTCAACGTCTCGTCGGCGATGGGCCTCATCCTGCTCGTGGGGCTGGTGGTGAAGAACGGCGTCATGCTGCTCGACGTCTCCGAGCGGCGGCACGCCGGGGGCGAGCCGTTCGCGACGGCGATCGAGCACGCCGGCCGCGTGCGCCTGCGGCCCATCCTCATGACCACGCTTTGCACGCTCTTCGGCCTGCTGCCGCTGGCGCTGGGTCTGGGGCCCGGCGCCGACCTGCAGAAGCCGCTCGCCCTGGCCGTGATCGGCGGCCTGGCCCTGTCCACGCCGGTCACGCTTCTGGCCGTGCCCGGGCTCTACGCCGTCCTCACGTTACGGTCGGGCGGAGGGCGGCGTGGCGCGTCGTGA
- a CDS encoding phosphatase PAP2 family protein translates to MTVHGRRGRTLAGLLVLGVTLTGASAGAQAPAGEPSARLADPTSSSAPTWKAVWRGVGADFRRVVSGETAVILGVTGGLSAAAHPVDGHVTERAGASAALDRTLRAGAVGGGVQAGGALATYLLGRAMDRPRLAETGADLIGAQIVATALTQGIKVSVNRRRPDGGRFSFPSGHTASTVATAAVLQRHYGWKVGVPAFAFGAYVAGSRLQDQRHYLSDVLFGAGIGLVSGRSARIGHGRAAGSVSPLAVPGGIGVVFTSGGAS, encoded by the coding sequence ATGACGGTCCACGGTCGGCGCGGGCGGACGCTCGCAGGTCTGCTGGTCCTGGGCGTGACGCTGACGGGCGCGTCGGCCGGCGCCCAGGCGCCAGCGGGTGAACCGTCGGCGCGTCTCGCCGATCCGACGTCCTCGTCGGCACCCACGTGGAAAGCGGTGTGGCGGGGGGTGGGCGCCGATTTCCGACGCGTGGTGTCCGGCGAGACGGCCGTCATCCTCGGCGTGACCGGCGGGCTCAGCGCGGCGGCGCACCCCGTCGACGGGCACGTCACAGAACGGGCCGGAGCGTCGGCCGCGCTCGATCGCACGCTCAGGGCGGGTGCCGTCGGCGGCGGCGTGCAGGCCGGCGGGGCCCTGGCCACCTATCTGCTGGGCCGCGCGATGGATCGGCCGCGCCTGGCTGAAACCGGCGCGGATCTCATCGGCGCCCAGATCGTGGCGACGGCCCTCACCCAGGGCATCAAGGTCTCGGTCAACCGGCGGCGCCCCGACGGCGGCCGCTTCTCGTTTCCCTCCGGCCACACGGCGTCCACCGTGGCAACGGCGGCTGTGCTCCAGCGGCACTACGGCTGGAAGGTCGGCGTGCCCGCGTTCGCCTTCGGGGCCTACGTGGCCGGGTCGCGGCTGCAGGACCAGCGGCACTATCTCAGCGACGTCCTGTTCGGCGCGGGCATCGGCCTCGTGTCGGGCCGCTCGGCGCGCATCGGGCACGGGCGCGCGGCAGGCAGCGTGAGTCCGCTGGCGGTGCCCGGCGGCATCGGCGTGGTGTTCACGAGCGGCGGGGCATCGTGA
- a CDS encoding 5'-nucleotidase C-terminal domain-containing protein, translated as MRLPIRPPRPARLALAGAVLTLAVVGLLAATRAALPSTVTLSIVGTTDLHGRLMPVEGRGGLAMFGGYLANLRAARAADGGAVLLVDSGDTFQGGTESNLSEGAVVVDAYNALGYTAAAIGNHDFEFGAVDTADALDTPRADPRGALKARAAQAHYPLLAANLLEDGRPAAWPNVTPSAMVEAAGVRVGLVGIMTYEALSMTLAANVGGLRTTPLVAAVQREAEALRARGAQVVVVVSHAGGECTSFEAADDLTSCDEWSEIFDLARRLPRGLVDVVMAGHTHAAVAHEVNGIAVAQAYSVGRAFARVDLTVNRTTGTVATAHIHLPQEICGRVDAQGHCAAASSGTPARYEGHPVEADAAITQAMAPALARVAALRATTFGPVFDGPIERGAPEAESPLGNLFADAMRRATAGADAAITYGTGPGGLRLGLPGGPATLGGLYDAFPFDNRVVRRQLTGRDVRQVVANHLRRPRWWARTLGLSGLRVRVACTAGTPAVDVTRDTGASIGDDDRLTVVISDFIAGRDAVRQALADDATLDTTPLVRDLVTRWMRTRPGPVEASEFLDRTEPRWQYDGSCQ; from the coding sequence ATGCGCCTTCCCATCCGCCCGCCCCGCCCCGCCCGACTCGCGCTGGCCGGCGCCGTCCTGACGCTGGCCGTCGTCGGCCTCCTTGCCGCGACCCGCGCCGCCCTGCCGTCCACCGTCACCCTGTCGATCGTCGGCACCACCGACCTGCACGGCCGCCTCATGCCCGTCGAGGGACGCGGCGGACTCGCCATGTTCGGGGGCTACCTGGCCAATCTGCGGGCCGCGCGGGCCGCCGATGGCGGGGCCGTCCTGCTCGTCGATTCGGGCGACACGTTCCAGGGCGGCACCGAGTCGAACCTCTCCGAGGGCGCGGTGGTGGTGGACGCCTACAACGCGCTCGGGTACACGGCGGCCGCGATCGGGAACCACGATTTCGAGTTCGGCGCCGTGGACACCGCCGATGCGCTCGACACGCCGCGCGCGGACCCGCGAGGCGCGTTGAAGGCGCGGGCCGCGCAGGCGCACTACCCGCTGCTGGCCGCGAACCTTCTCGAAGACGGACGGCCCGCGGCATGGCCGAACGTCACGCCGTCGGCGATGGTGGAGGCCGCGGGCGTCCGCGTGGGGCTCGTGGGCATCATGACCTACGAGGCGCTCAGCATGACGCTGGCCGCCAACGTCGGCGGCCTGCGGACGACGCCGCTCGTCGCCGCGGTGCAGCGGGAAGCCGAGGCGCTGCGCGCGCGCGGCGCCCAGGTGGTGGTGGTCGTCTCCCACGCGGGCGGCGAGTGCACGTCGTTCGAAGCGGCCGACGATCTCACGTCGTGCGACGAGTGGTCCGAGATCTTCGACCTGGCCCGCCGCCTGCCGCGGGGGCTCGTGGACGTGGTGATGGCCGGGCACACGCACGCTGCCGTGGCGCACGAGGTGAACGGCATCGCCGTCGCGCAGGCGTACTCGGTGGGCCGGGCCTTCGCGCGCGTGGACCTGACGGTGAACCGGACCACGGGCACGGTGGCGACGGCGCACATCCACCTGCCGCAGGAGATCTGCGGCCGCGTGGACGCCCAGGGCCACTGCGCGGCCGCGTCGTCGGGGACGCCCGCGCGCTACGAAGGGCACCCCGTCGAGGCGGACGCCGCGATCACGCAGGCCATGGCGCCCGCGCTGGCGCGGGTGGCCGCTCTGCGGGCCACGACGTTCGGCCCCGTCTTCGACGGGCCGATCGAGCGCGGCGCGCCGGAGGCCGAGTCGCCGCTGGGCAACCTGTTCGCCGACGCGATGCGCCGCGCGACGGCCGGCGCGGATGCCGCCATCACCTACGGCACGGGCCCCGGCGGGCTCCGCCTGGGACTGCCGGGTGGTCCCGCCACCCTCGGCGGGCTGTACGACGCCTTCCCGTTCGACAACCGCGTCGTGCGGCGGCAACTCACTGGCAGGGACGTCCGTCAGGTGGTGGCCAACCACCTGCGACGCCCGCGGTGGTGGGCGCGGACGCTCGGCCTCTCGGGCCTGCGCGTGCGCGTTGCCTGCACGGCCGGCACGCCGGCCGTGGACGTCACGCGCGACACCGGCGCGTCCATCGGCGACGACGATCGGCTCACGGTCGTGATCTCGGACTTCATCGCCGGCCGCGACGCCGTGCGCCAGGCCCTGGCCGACGACGCCACGCTCGACACCACGCCGCTCGTGCGCGACCTGGTCACACGGTGGATGCGCACGCGCCCGGGACCCGTCGAGGCGTCGGAGTTCCTCGACCGCACGGAGCCGCGATGGCAGTACGACGGGTCGTGCCAGTAG
- a CDS encoding TolC family protein, with protein sequence MLALGLARPTVAAAQPASPAAAGVLTLDAALDRATRANQTVEAARRRLTAAGLAVGVAAQRPNPEARVEFTRETPTQAYSVGLPIELGGKRGRRVALGEAGVAVSESELAVAALDVRRLVRQAYFDVAAADARKSLLEELLALAGRASDAARQRFEAGSAPRLDVLQAELARADAENQATAADGAVAAARARLNALLAQPPGTPLTLATPIDHLVAIALPTADLVAEPGADLALLDRLVAEQRAQVALTSALGVPDVTPEATLTRGAEPEFATGWRAALGVSVPVFTTRRPAVRVEESTLSALEAEREALAARVAGDVAAARALADALSRQYRRYQADILPQALEVERLAEDSYRLGRTGLAAYLQALQATRDLRLRMLQVGADFQAALGDLERALGRPLP encoded by the coding sequence GTGCTCGCGCTGGGTCTTGCGCGCCCCACCGTTGCGGCGGCACAACCAGCGTCGCCGGCAGCCGCCGGCGTGCTGACGCTCGACGCGGCGCTCGATCGGGCGACCCGCGCGAATCAGACCGTGGAGGCGGCCCGACGGCGGCTGACGGCGGCCGGCCTGGCCGTCGGCGTTGCCGCTCAACGGCCCAATCCCGAGGCGCGGGTCGAGTTCACGCGAGAGACGCCCACCCAGGCCTATTCGGTGGGTCTGCCGATCGAACTGGGCGGCAAGCGCGGCCGGCGCGTGGCGCTGGGCGAGGCCGGCGTCGCGGTCAGCGAATCGGAGCTCGCCGTGGCCGCGCTCGACGTCCGCCGCCTGGTCCGCCAGGCCTACTTCGACGTGGCGGCCGCCGACGCGAGGAAATCCCTGCTCGAGGAGCTGCTGGCCCTGGCCGGCCGCGCGAGCGACGCGGCCCGCCAGCGCTTCGAGGCCGGCAGCGCGCCGCGCCTGGACGTGCTGCAGGCCGAGTTGGCCCGGGCCGATGCCGAGAACCAGGCAACGGCGGCCGACGGGGCGGTGGCCGCCGCGCGCGCACGCCTCAACGCGCTGCTGGCGCAGCCGCCGGGCACGCCGCTCACGCTCGCGACGCCGATCGACCACCTGGTGGCGATTGCCCTGCCCACGGCCGACCTCGTCGCGGAGCCTGGCGCCGATCTCGCCTTGCTGGATCGCCTTGTCGCCGAACAGCGCGCCCAGGTGGCGCTCACCTCGGCGCTGGGCGTGCCGGACGTCACGCCGGAAGCCACGCTCACCCGCGGCGCCGAGCCCGAGTTCGCCACGGGCTGGCGGGCAGCCCTCGGCGTCAGCGTGCCCGTCTTCACCACGAGGCGGCCCGCGGTCCGCGTGGAGGAGTCGACGCTCTCGGCGCTCGAAGCCGAACGCGAGGCCCTGGCGGCGCGCGTCGCCGGCGACGTGGCGGCGGCACGGGCGCTGGCCGACGCGCTGAGCCGGCAGTATCGCCGCTACCAGGCCGACATCCTGCCGCAGGCCCTCGAGGTGGAGCGCCTCGCGGAAGACTCCTATCGCCTGGGCCGCACGGGACTGGCGGCCTATCTCCAGGCGCTCCAAGCCACGCGCGACCTGCGGCTCCGGATGCTGCAGGTCGGCGCGGACTTCCAGGCCGCGCTCGGCGACCTCGAACGTGCCCTCGGGAGACCCCTGCCATGA
- a CDS encoding peptidylprolyl isomerase gives MNRRTFITAPLGWALVRGMNGAAAQDPPSMPREDARAPERFRVRLTTTKGDIVIDCTRAWAPLGADRFYTLVTAGYYDDSALFRVVAGKWAQFGISGTPAVAQAWRHRAIPDDPFRESNVQGTVAFAFAIPNGRTTQVFINLVDNHLTHDKEPFVPFGRIVEGWDAVEGLYDGYGETALGGIRAGRQDPLFEQGNAYLRKNFPRLDYIRRARVEER, from the coding sequence ATGAACAGACGCACCTTCATCACCGCTCCACTGGGATGGGCCCTCGTGCGCGGCATGAACGGCGCTGCGGCGCAGGACCCGCCGTCGATGCCTCGCGAGGATGCCCGGGCGCCGGAGCGGTTTCGCGTGCGCCTCACCACCACGAAGGGCGACATCGTGATCGACTGCACGCGGGCGTGGGCGCCGCTCGGCGCGGACCGCTTCTACACGCTCGTGACCGCCGGCTACTACGACGACTCGGCGCTCTTCCGCGTCGTGGCCGGCAAGTGGGCGCAGTTCGGCATCAGCGGCACTCCCGCCGTCGCCCAGGCGTGGCGCCACCGGGCCATCCCCGATGATCCCTTCCGCGAGTCCAACGTCCAGGGCACGGTGGCGTTCGCCTTCGCGATCCCCAACGGCCGCACCACCCAGGTCTTCATCAACCTCGTGGACAACCACCTCACGCACGACAAGGAGCCCTTCGTCCCGTTCGGCCGAATCGTGGAGGGCTGGGACGCGGTGGAGGGGCTGTACGACGGCTACGGCGAAACCGCCCTCGGCGGCATCCGCGCCGGCCGCCAGGATCCCCTGTTCGAGCAGGGCAACGCGTATCTCCGGAAGAACTTCCCGCGGCTGGACTACATCAGGAGGGCGAGGGTGGAAGAGCGCTGA